A single region of the Phalacrocorax carbo chromosome 4, bPhaCar2.1, whole genome shotgun sequence genome encodes:
- the LOC104046253 gene encoding transmembrane emp24 domain-containing protein 11, translating to MKSQLVGFLMNFWIAFSLALYFHSGEREEKCIIEDVPSDTLVIGNYKVQRWDIHKQDFLESAPGLGMFVTVTTPSAEVLLSKLYGPQGTFSFTSYLSGEHIICLQSNSTRFVAFAGSKLRIHLDIRVGEHFLDESVVQAKDTVNQVTVRLEHLIEQIYHISKEQNYEREREEKFRKTSEETNSNILWWAIVQTLILISIGIWQIKSLRDFFISKKLV from the exons ATGAAAAGCCAATTGGTAGGATTTCTTATGAACTTTTGGATTGCTTTTTCACTTGCTTTATATTTTCACagtggagaaagagaagagaaatgcatAATCGAAGATGTTCCCAGTGACACATTGGTAATTG GGAACTACAAAGTACAACGCTGGGATATACATAAACAAGACTTTCTTGAATCTGCTCCTGGTTTGGGAATGTTTGTGACTGTCACCACTCCTTCTGCTGAG GTACTATTGTCAAAACTGTATGGGCCACaaggaacattttcttttacatcCTATCTATCTGGGGAGCATATTATCTGTTTACAGTCTAACTCCACAAGATTTGTGGCATTTGCAGGAAGTAAACTG cgTATCCATTTGGACATTAGAGTTGGAGAACATTTTTTGGATGAATCTGTTGTTCAAGCCAAAGACACAGTGAATCAAGTTACTGTCAGACTAGAACATCTAATTGAGCAAATTTATCACATATCCAAAGAACAAAACTATGAAAGA gagcGTGAAGAAAAATTTCGGAAGACAAGTGAAGAAACCAACAGCAATATTTTGTGGTGGGCTATTGTACAAACACTAATCCTCATCTCCATTGGAATCTGGCAAATCAAATCTCTTAGAGATTTCTTTATATCTAAGAAGCTTGTTTAA
- the RNF212 gene encoding probable E3 SUMO-protein ligase RNF212 — protein MAVLVFCNVCFCEPRKPTPRFSLTSCGHVICESCLQKGKNDECLICRTPCRTLFLSKQTNPDIQSLFMGIDTLCKKYSKEITQVSEFQEKHRKHLLAYHRQKTVKLEESLKKVTQQMHQIQCMKPPEQNTQLPFCSTSRNPLSIPSRKQNGYSSCSLHPSHPSASEIMESMEIDPVPSPMRKPETPTGPTRLSLITPPQDGRMGSVSYRSSQSSGIISSQNSRAGSTRSTPIRLPHSGCSLASSSGSQSSRRGSDFRTPQLYPFTSPSPQSSATRHPITISGLLQRQHLGLTNFGGHSAER, from the exons ATGGCTGTCCTGGTCTTTTGCAATGTCTGCTTCTGTGAGCCCCGCAAGCCCACCCCACGGTTCAGCCTCACCAGCTGTGGCCATGTTATCTGTGAGAGCTGCCTCCAGAAAG GGAAAAACGATGAATGTTTGATCTGTAGAACTCCTTGTCGTACATTATTCCTTTCAAAACAG ACAAATCCTGATATTCAATCACTGTTCATGGGAATAGATACGTTGTGCaagaaatattcaaaagaaataaCACAG gtttcagaatttcaagaaaaacatCGTAAACATTTATTGGCATACCACAGACAAAAG ACAGTAAAGTTGGAAGAATCTCTCAAGAAAGTGACACAACAAATGCATCAGATACAATG TATGAAACCTCCTGAACAAAATACACAACTACCATTTTGCAGTACAAGTAGAAATCCACTTTCCA TTCcttcaagaaaacagaatggtTACTCTTCATGTTCTCTTCATCCTAGTCatccttctgcttctgaaat AATGGAGTCAATGGAGATTGATCCTGTACCTTCACCAATGAGGAAA CCTGAGACACCAACTGGTCCAACAAGATTATCATTAATAACTCCACCGCAAGATGGACGTATGG GTAGTGTATCCTACAGAAGTTCTCAGTCATCTGGAATAATATCAAGTCAAAATAGTAGAGCAGGATCTACAAG ATCCACACCTATAAGACTACCACATAGTGGATGTTCACTTGCATCATCATCTGGATCACAAAGTAGTAGAAGGGGGTCTGATTTCAGAACCCCTCAGTTGTATCCATTCACATCACCTTCCCCACAGTCATCTGCAACAAGACACCCAATCACCATCTCTGGACTTCTTCAAAGGCAACATTTAG GATTGACTAATTTTGGAGGACATTCAGCAGAAAGATAA